From the genome of Silurus meridionalis isolate SWU-2019-XX chromosome 12, ASM1480568v1, whole genome shotgun sequence, one region includes:
- the LOC124394226 gene encoding tripartite motif-containing protein 29-like — MDQDQLNCSECMYLLKTPVTLNCGHSFCKVCINGCSDEDDGKHIYRCPRCRDSSTPRPVPRKNKIYKNGRKLMKNVLQAGSPAQSDVGTEDVDCDSCTGKKRKAIKSCLMCQASFCEAHLKPHYQSQAFKQHQLVEACADLQEKFCFQHNKLIEIYCRTDQSFICYLCTMDKHKGHDTVAAKAERTEKQNELKEEQIKSQQMIQEKQEKVQEMKQTVDIIKKCSQAAVDDSEKIFNEMISSLVKRRSDVTKLIRVQEKAELNRVEQPLKQLEQEIADLQRRASQLDQLSHTHDHIYFLQSFPYLCVSPGLYELPSFTVNLSFDGFQKSL, encoded by the exons ATGGATCAAGATCAGTTAAACTGTTCAGAATGTATGTATCTCCTGAAGACTCCTGTGACTCTAAATTGTGGCCACAGCttctgtaaggtgtgtattaatgGATGCTCGGATGAGGATGATGGAAAGCACATCTACAGGTGCCCTCGGTGTAGAGATTCTTCCACCCCAAGGCCTGTTCCACGCAAGAACAAAATCTACAAAAATGGTAGGAAACTTATGAAGAATGTACTCCAAGCTGGTTCTCCTGCCCAGTCTGATGTTGGAACTGAAGATGTGGACTGTGATTCCTGCACTGGGAAAAAAcgcaaagccatcaagtcctgTCTAATGTGTCAAGCCTCGTTTTGTGAAGCACATCTTAAACCTCATTATCAGTCTCAGGCTTTTAAGCAGCACCAGTTAGTTGAAGCCTGTGCAGATCTCCAAGAAAAGTTCTGTTTTCAACACAACAAACTGATCGAGATCTACTGTCGTACTGACCAAAGCTTCATCTGTTACTTGTGTACGATGGATAAACACAAAGGCCATGATACTGTTGCAGCGAAAGCAGAAAGGACTGAAAAACAG AATGAGCTAAAGGAGGAGCAGATTAAATCCCAGCAGATGATCCAGGAGAAGCAGGAGAAGGTGCAGGAGATGAAACAGACTGTGGACATTATTAAG AAGTGTTCACAAGCAGCAGTAGATGACAGTGAAAAGATCTTTAATGAGATGATCAGCTCCCTGGTGAAAAGGCGCTCGGATGTGACGAAGCTGATCAGAGTTCAGGAAAAAGCTGAACTGAATCGAGTTGAACAACCCCTGAAGCAACTGGAGCAGGAGATCGCTGATCTTCAGAGGAGAGCCAGTCAGCTGGatcagctttcacacacacacgatcacatcTACTTCCTCCAG AGTTTCCCGTATCTCTGTGTTTCTCCTGGACTTTACGAGCTACCCAGCTTCACTGTCAATCTCTCATTTGATGGATTTCAGAAATCTCTTTAA